The Platichthys flesus chromosome 18, fPlaFle2.1, whole genome shotgun sequence genome includes a window with the following:
- the LOC133973407 gene encoding prospero homeobox protein 1-like, with product MPDHDSDSLLNRQTKRRRVDIGVKRTVGSTTSSTAAATTATTDNIARAKAAIFCAMNSLSSHSHHGSDTDSMECSVVQPHGGPGVISANDNESKSNVLRKLLKRANSYEDAMMPFPGTTIISQLLKNNMAKNGGGPERGERGDRGDRGESGFPGSGLSNASSDAPQEDACSNSSQDSTPQECLSPFGRPPGLATFDIERLNDEHLRAKRARVENIIRGMSHSPSVVVPAASRHERDHEMDREREIELDCPPPQSQQQTPSSPRGGEVCSSSSSSRENKRKQRLPQQQQQSFTQLVCQRKEQKQEERRQLKLQLEDMQKQLRQLQEKFFQIYDSTDDSEHTDLQNDLHNDIGNMSEDSPGRSDTGGDDRAGDDLRSDNEMSDLDPGHFLDRARALLQQQALLADGEKQRREGLSRSKGQGGPGSSMHAEGKQLAETLKQELNSAMTQVVDTVVKVFAKPPRPTPQQAFPPLSIPPERFPTTVNGDNPNFHTPNQRLHCFGDVIIPNPLDSFASMPGLPGPTNDQTEALPLVVRKTPNEHQHHHHHQSSAVGAHGGHHHPALHPSSLSASMGFSPPSFRHPFPLPLMGYPFQSHLGAPTGGYTGKDRSSPDSMDLSRETTSLRTKMASHGHHMGHHHRPCSPSHPGSTAEGLSLSLIKSECGDMQDMSDISPYSGSNIQEGLSPNHLKKAKLMFFYTRYPSSNMLKIFFSDVKFNRCITSQLIKWFSNFREFYYIQMEKFARQSINDGVTGADEMSISRDCELFRALNMHYNKANDFEVPDRFLEVAEITLREFFNAIVAGKDVDPSWKKAIYKVICKLDSEVPEIFKSPNCLQELLHE from the exons ATGCCGGACCATGACAGCGACTCCCTCCTGAACAGACAGACGAAGCGAAGACGTGTGGACATTGGTGTTAAGAGGACCGTGGGCAGcacaacctcctccacagcGGCAGCCACAACAGCAACCACTGATAACATTGCCCGCGCCAAAGCAGCCATTTTCTGTGCCATGAACTCTCTGAGCTCCCACTCTCACCACGGATCAGACACCGACTCCATGGAGTGCTCTGTAGTGCAGCCACATGGTGGGCCTGGCGTGATTTCAGCAAACGACAATGAGTCCAAGTCCAATGTACTCCGAAAGCTACTGAAGAGGGCCAACTCATATGAGGACGCCATGATGCCCTTCCCTGGCACCACCATTATCTCTCAGCTTCTCAAGAATAATATGGCTAAAAATGGAGGAGGACCCGAgaggggtgaaagaggagacagGGGTGATAGAGGGGAATCAGGCTTCCCTGGATCAGGGCTCTCCAATGCAAGTTCAGATGCTCCCCAGGAGGATGCCTGCAGTAACTCTTCCCAGGACAGCACCCCTCAAGAGTGCTTGTCACCATTTGGTCGTCCTCCGGGCCTGGCCACCTTTGACATCGAACGTCTCAATGATGAACACCTGCGTGCCAAGCGAGCCCGCGTAGAGAACATTATACGTGGTATGAGCCATTCACCGAGTGTGGTGGTACCTGCTGCTTCCCGTCACGAACGTGACCATGAGATGGATAGAGAGCGGGAGATAGAGCTAGACTGCCCACCTCCTCAGTCTCAGCAACAGACCCCCAGCAGTCCACGGGGAGGAGAGGTGTGCAGCAGtagtagcagcagcagagagaacaaGCGTAAGCAGCGTCTgcctcagcagcaacagcagagcTTCACCCAGCTGGTCTGCCAGAGGAaggaacagaagcaggaggagcgACGGcaactgaagctgcagctggaggacatGCAGAAACAGCTACgccagctgcaggagaagttcTTTCAGATCTATGACTCAACTGACGACTCAGAACACACCGACCTCCAAAATGATCTCCACAATGACATAGGAAACATGTCTGAGGACAGCCCAGGCAGGTCTGACACTGGCGGCGATGACCGGGCTGGAGATGACTTGCGCTCTGACAATGAGATGTCTGACCTGGACCCGGGACATTTCCTGGACAGGGCCCGGGCATTACTTCAGCAGCAGGCCCTGCTGGCTGACGGAGAGAAGCAAAGAAGAGAGGGGCTCAGCCGGAGCAAAGGACAGGGCGGTCCAGGCTCCTCTATGCATGCTGAAGGTAAACAGCTGGCCGAAACACTGAAGCAGGAACTCAATTCAGCCATGACCCAGGTAGTGGACACCGTGGTTAAGGTGTTTGCCAAACCTCCTCGTCCTACACCCCAGCAGGCCTTCCCCCCACTTTCCATACCTCCAGAAAGATTTCCCACCACTGTTAATGGAGACAACCCCAATTTCCACACCCCCAACCAGAGGCTGCATTGCTTCGGTGATGTTATAATTCCCAATCCACTAGACTCCTTTGCCAGCATGCCTGGGCTGCCAGGCCCCACCAATGACCAAACCGAGGCACTGCCCTTAGTCGTGAGGAAGACACCCAAtgagcaccagcaccaccaccaccaccagtcttCAGCTGTGGGTGCCCATGGCGGTCACCACCACCCCGCCCTTCACCCTTCCTCGCTTTCTGCCTCCATGGGCTTCAGTCCCCCATCTTTTAGACACCCCTTTCCACTGCCTCTCATGGGCTACCCTTTCCAGAGTCACCTTGGTGCACCCACAGGCGGCTACACAGGCAAGGACCGTTCCTCTCCAGACTCAATGGACCTGTCCAGAGAGACCACCAGCCTGAGGACCAAGATGGCATCACATGGTCACCACATGGGGCACCACCATCGCCCTTGTTCACCATCGCACCCTGGAAGCACGGCAGAGGGTCTGTCCCTGTCCCTCATCAAGTCTGAATGCGGGGACATGCAGGACATGTCTGACATCTCACCTTACTCCGGCAGCAAT ATCCAGGAGGGTCTCTCCCCCAATCACCTGAAGAAGGCCAAGCTCATGTTTTTCTACACCCGCTACCCGAGCTCCAATATGCTCAAGATATTCTTCTCTGATGTCAAG TTTAACCGCTGCATAACCTCCCAGCTGATCAAGTGGTTCAGCAACTTCAGGGAGTTCTACTACATCCAGATGGAGAAGTTCGCCCGGCAGTCCATCAACGACGGGGTCACCGGAGCCGACGAGATGAGCATCAGCCGTGACTGCGAGCTTTTCCGAGCCTTAAACATGCACTACAACAAGGCCAACGACTTTGAG GTCCCTGATCGCTTCCTGGAGGTGGCAGAAATCACACTGAGAGAGTTCTTCAACGCCATTGTGGCGGGCAAAGACGTAGACCCATCCTGGAAGAAGGCCATCTACAAGGTCATCTGCAAACTGGACAGCGAGGTCCCCGAGATCTTCAAGTCCCCCAACTGTCTCCAAGAGCTTCTACATGAGTAA